A genomic segment from Spinacia oleracea cultivar Varoflay chromosome 3, BTI_SOV_V1, whole genome shotgun sequence encodes:
- the LOC110775547 gene encoding nuclear pore complex protein NUP58, with the protein MSFSLFSTPQQQQQSPFQLQTQPQQQTSIFSHQQANPFLQQQQQQQQQQQFQFQQQQQQQQQQQQQQQLFLFTNEKTPASYSSKWADLHPDSQKVLLQIEERILEYRGESQRLDQCSRLFDSSVSNNTFELDASRIVQELGGISTSMERQKVSLQELMAVVKEMLRNAEIAIRSFMILRPRFLHQKAGTASNSTAPAQTPGAITAPGGSGQAAASSMVPFVDFYSGIPKKPSPFMQQTVGRFEKYLGECRQWIEELEQLLLSDSDRNSINFNSSVLQSFPKVLANVHEFFVHVAAKVESIHQYIESMRSAYLADQRHRGDVGDPFLEADRREVARQEAAAKRVHPTLHLPAATQPTTQVAGLFASSGAPGVSTTPQTSGAPVSSSSGTGFSLFGATPASTSSSSLFSTPGNAPTSTSSLFSGSAPASTPSLFGGNAPASTPSLFGGSAPASTPSLFGGSAPASTPSLFGGSAPASTPSLFGGSAPASTPSLFGSSAPASTPSLFGGSAPASTPSLFGGGAPASTPAGNTLFSTPFGTGAALGSGSSFNATNRAKPRSRTSRR; encoded by the exons ATGTCTTTCTCTTTATTCTCAACTCCccaacagcaacaacaatcCCCTTTCCAATTGCAAACGCAACCCCAACAGCAAACGAGTATCTTCTCGCATCAACAAGCCAACCCCTTCTtgcagcaacagcaacaacagcagcagcaacaacagttTCAATtccaacaacagcaacaacaacaacagcagcaacagcaacagcaacagttGTTTCTGTTTACAAATGAGAAAACCCCGGCAAGTTATAGCAGTAAATGGGCAGATCTCCATCCCGACTCCCAGAAAGTTCTCTTGCAAATTGA GGAGAGAATACTGGAGTATAGAGGTGAGAGTCAAAGATTAGATCAATGTAGCCGCCTTTTTGATTCTTCGGTCTCTAATAATACTTTCGAGCTCGATGCTAGCCGCATTGTTCAG GAACTAGGTGGAATTAGTACATCAATGGAAAGACAGAAGGTGTCACTGCAGGAGTTGATGGCTGTTGTGAAAGAAATGCTAAGAAATGCCGAGATTGCTATCCGTTCTTTTATGATTCTTCGGCCTAGGTTCCTTCATCAAAAGGCTGGCACTGCTTCAAATTCTACTGCACCAGCTCAAACCCCTGGTGCAATAACAGCACCTGGCGGTTCAGGTCAAGCTGCTGCTAGCTCTATGGTGCCATTTGTTGATTTTTACAGTGGGATTCCAAAGAAACCATCTCCATTTATGCAGCAAACAGTTGGCAGATTCGAGAAGTACCTTGGGGAATGCCGACAATGGATTGAAGAGTTAGAGCAGCTTCTTCTCTCAGATTCTGACCGAAATTCCATAAATTTCAATTCATCAGTTTTGCAGTCTTTTCCTAAAGTTTTGGCCAATGTGCATGAATTTTTTGTCCACGTGGCTGCTAAG GTCGAAAGCATTCATCAGTACATCGAATCCATGAGATCAGCATATCTTGCTGACCAGCGACATCGTGGGGATGTTGGTGATCCATTTTTAGAAGCTGACAGGCGTGAGGTGGCCAGACAAGAAGCAGCTGCTAAAAGAGTGCATCCAACATTGCATCTTCCAGCAGCAACACAGCCAACAACTCAGGTTGCTGGGTTGTTTGCTAGCTCAGGGGCTCCTGGTGTATCAACTACCCCACAGACTTCTGGAGCACCAGTGTCATCTTCATCTGGAACAGGGTTTTCTCTTTTTGGAGCTACTCCTGCTAGCACGTCCTCATCATCCCTGTTTTCAACCCCTGGTAATGCACCGACTTCAACATCCTCCCTCTTTAGTGGTAGTGCTCCGGCTTCAACACCCTCCCTCTTTGGTGGTAATGCTCCGGCTTCAACACCCTCTCTCTTTGGTGGTAGTGCTCCGGCTTCAACACCCTCCCTCTTTGGTGGTAGTGCTCCGGCTTCAACACCATCGCTTTTTGGTGGTAGTGCTCCGGCTTCGACACCCTCCCTCTTTGGTGGTAGTGCTCCGGCTTCAACACCCTCCCTCTTTGGCAGTAGTGCTCCTGCTTCAACCCCCTCCCTTTTTGGTGGTAGTGCTCCGGCTTCAACCCCCTCCCTCTTTGGTGGTGGTGCTCCGGCTTCTACACCTGCGGGAAACACTCTCTTCTCAACGCCTTTTGGTACAG GTGCTGCATTAGGATCAGGGTCAAGCTTCAATGCTACAAAT AGAGCTAAGCCAAGGTCTCGTACTTCTCGGCGGTAA